Proteins co-encoded in one Neosynechococcus sphagnicola sy1 genomic window:
- a CDS encoding glutathione S-transferase family protein: MLELYQFELSHYCEKVRLILDYKGLEYRKIDVTPGLGQLDVFKLSGQRQVPVLKDGNQVIADSTAIAKYLEHHYPDRPILPTNPKQRGLCWLIESWADQSLGLNGRIALLNTISQDADFRTALLPTALPESLKSLVGAVPSDVFKILGAGVGLTPEVIKAAHTALEQDLEALCYLLLGEEHGYLVADHPTLADFAVAGMSLYFKIPEGPYLDLPPAIRGDGGTRFSGYRHL; encoded by the coding sequence ATGTTGGAGCTATATCAGTTTGAACTGTCCCACTACTGCGAGAAGGTGCGCCTGATCCTGGATTACAAGGGATTGGAGTACCGCAAAATCGACGTTACCCCTGGTCTCGGACAGCTGGATGTCTTTAAGCTATCCGGACAGCGCCAAGTTCCCGTTCTCAAGGATGGCAATCAAGTCATTGCCGACTCAACGGCGATCGCAAAATATTTGGAGCATCACTATCCCGATCGCCCGATTCTGCCGACCAACCCCAAACAACGGGGCCTCTGTTGGCTGATCGAGTCCTGGGCGGATCAGTCCCTGGGTCTCAATGGGCGCATTGCCCTGTTGAATACCATTAGTCAGGATGCTGATTTTCGCACCGCTCTGCTGCCCACCGCCTTACCAGAGTCCCTGAAATCTCTGGTTGGTGCTGTTCCCAGTGACGTGTTCAAAATTCTGGGGGCGGGGGTAGGGTTAACGCCCGAGGTGATCAAGGCCGCTCACACCGCCCTAGAACAAGATCTCGAAGCCCTGTGTTATCTGTTGTTGGGGGAAGAGCATGGCTACTTAGTGGCGGATCATCCCACCCTGGCTGATTTTGCCGTTGCTGGCATGAGTTTGTATTTCAAAATTCCCGAGGGCCCCTATCTCGATTTGCCCCCGGCTATCCGGGGGGATGGGGGTACCCGGTTTAGCGGATATCGGCACCTTTGA
- a CDS encoding cupin domain-containing protein, which translates to MENRDALSELAALHALNLLNDTEAGELAVVMATVPDLATELAAYQRTVAALAYSAPPIPLAPDLKGRLWQRIAADSVEQPTFLGDLIQQSTQVLWEPHPFTGVRMGKLSENLQKREISVFLRAMPGVVFPRHRHGSDEEIVVLEGDLVLDGVVYYPGDRISSQSGSIHQPITQAGCLVFVRTSLDNEYFMVSSAASPPS; encoded by the coding sequence ATGGAAAACCGGGATGCCTTGAGTGAATTAGCCGCCCTCCACGCCCTCAACCTCCTCAATGACACGGAGGCAGGGGAGTTGGCGGTTGTGATGGCGACGGTTCCCGATCTGGCAACGGAATTAGCTGCCTACCAAAGGACGGTTGCAGCCCTGGCCTACAGTGCTCCCCCCATCCCCCTGGCACCTGATCTCAAGGGTCGCTTATGGCAGCGGATCGCCGCTGACTCGGTGGAGCAACCCACCTTCCTGGGAGATTTAATCCAGCAATCCACCCAGGTGCTCTGGGAACCGCATCCCTTCACCGGAGTGAGGATGGGCAAACTTTCGGAAAACTTACAGAAACGGGAGATCAGTGTATTTCTCCGGGCGATGCCGGGGGTGGTGTTTCCCCGCCATCGCCATGGCAGTGACGAAGAAATTGTTGTCCTGGAAGGGGATCTAGTACTGGATGGTGTTGTCTATTACCCCGGAGATCGCATCTCCTCCCAATCCGGCTCCATCCACCAACCCATCACCCAGGCAGGCTGTTTAGTCTTTGTCCGCACCTCCCTGGACAATGAATATTTCATGGTATCGTCTGCTGCCTCGCCCCCGTCTTGA
- a CDS encoding sigma-70 family RNA polymerase sigma factor, giving the protein MTIQPSSNDASLLARIAQHDQTALSELYDRYARVLYAVSFKILGSAEEAEEVVLDVWTQVWRTAGRYDAQRGQVDSWLFLLTRSRALDRLRKLQRSARSLVASQTATQLQSPPLDPVEVAWILERRASVQSALTQLPAEQRQVIELAYYQGLTHAEIATQTGTSLGTVKTRIRLGLSKLRLTLAIPDEMN; this is encoded by the coding sequence ATGACCATTCAGCCGTCAAGCAATGACGCTTCCCTCCTGGCTCGGATTGCCCAACACGACCAAACCGCCCTCTCAGAACTCTATGACCGCTATGCTCGCGTCCTCTATGCTGTGAGCTTCAAAATTCTCGGGTCGGCGGAGGAAGCCGAGGAAGTGGTGCTGGATGTCTGGACTCAGGTTTGGCGCACAGCTGGGCGCTATGATGCTCAACGGGGACAGGTGGATAGCTGGCTGTTTCTATTGACGCGCAGCCGCGCCCTCGATCGCCTACGCAAGTTACAGCGATCGGCACGAAGCCTGGTGGCCTCCCAAACAGCTACTCAACTTCAGTCGCCCCCGCTAGACCCGGTGGAAGTGGCCTGGATCTTGGAACGTCGTGCCAGTGTGCAGTCGGCCTTGACCCAATTGCCTGCGGAACAGCGGCAGGTGATCGAACTGGCTTACTATCAGGGGCTGACCCACGCTGAAATTGCCACCCAAACTGGAACTTCCTTAGGCACCGTGAAAACCCGAATTCGTCTGGGACTCAGCAAGTTACGCTTGACCCTAGCAATCCCCGATGAGATGAATTGA
- a CDS encoding MFS transporter, whose product MPSSRSTAPICWRQVWGLSAVLTAVMISWLAYGLYQPQILQHLGFVKLAAWLEILQGGLGALIEPGVGGLSDRMQQRFGSRLPLITTGVTLAGLIFVAVALLLQGQIPTGIRWSIPVLMTIWVASMILFRGPVIALLRQAAPLEALPEANVALTVVFGLIGALAPVLTMFLQSVGASLTFLLGAIALVVAATLLYKTMPPGDLFPAAGEGRSPLVPLQMGCILGIGWGAGFLSNLLLRTFPPLLQPALGVTPPWITSMILLVSAVAAMPAGRVIERFGGALTMLGGLALALACLGGAALAPSPVIACSMVLLAGGAFGLVFESQIPLALGMLPRDRAGLATGLLFGGLGGSTALLSALQQSGETFTTLMAIPGAIAALALVALCLTVHQRRGSAIHD is encoded by the coding sequence ATGCCCTCCTCTCGATCCACCGCTCCCATCTGCTGGCGACAAGTTTGGGGATTATCGGCTGTCCTCACCGCCGTGATGATCAGCTGGTTGGCCTACGGCTTGTATCAGCCTCAAATTCTTCAGCATCTGGGTTTTGTCAAACTGGCAGCTTGGTTGGAAATTCTTCAGGGGGGCTTGGGAGCCTTGATTGAACCAGGGGTGGGAGGACTCTCCGATCGCATGCAGCAACGATTTGGCAGTCGCCTGCCCCTGATTACCACGGGGGTTACCCTGGCTGGTTTAATCTTTGTGGCCGTGGCGCTGCTGCTTCAGGGGCAGATTCCCACGGGAATCCGCTGGAGCATCCCCGTCCTGATGACGATTTGGGTGGCATCGATGATCTTGTTTCGTGGCCCCGTCATCGCATTGTTGCGGCAGGCGGCTCCCCTGGAAGCCCTCCCGGAAGCCAACGTGGCCCTCACGGTTGTCTTTGGTCTCATCGGTGCCTTGGCCCCGGTGCTGACGATGTTCCTCCAGTCTGTGGGGGCTTCCCTCACCTTCCTGCTCGGAGCGATCGCCCTGGTGGTAGCGGCAACCCTGCTCTATAAAACCATGCCCCCCGGTGATTTGTTTCCCGCTGCTGGGGAGGGGCGATCGCCCCTCGTCCCGCTGCAAATGGGCTGTATTTTGGGTATTGGATGGGGTGCTGGCTTCCTGAGTAACTTGCTGCTGAGGACGTTTCCTCCCCTGCTCCAGCCCGCTCTTGGCGTCACCCCGCCATGGATCACGTCGATGATTCTGTTGGTGTCTGCCGTGGCGGCAATGCCGGCGGGGAGGGTGATCGAGCGCTTCGGAGGGGCATTGACGATGCTGGGGGGACTGGCCTTGGCGCTCGCCTGCCTGGGAGGGGCAGCGTTGGCTCCTAGCCCCGTGATCGCTTGCAGCATGGTGCTGCTGGCTGGGGGTGCTTTTGGCTTGGTGTTTGAAAGCCAGATTCCCCTGGCCCTAGGGATGTTGCCCCGCGATCGCGCTGGTCTGGCAACGGGACTGCTGTTTGGGGGGCTGGGTGGGTCCACTGCCTTGCTCTCGGCCTTGCAACAATCGGGAGAGACTTTCACGACGTTGATGGCAATTCCAGGGGCGATCGCGGCTCTGGCATTGGTAGCCCTCTGCCTGACAGTGCACCAGCGGCGTGGCTCAGCTATTCACGATTGA
- a CDS encoding ferritin-like domain-containing protein: protein MAESSYDLSSYLSRQEGGLDSDVNIAKLALALETDAAIAYGTEIAGFKTPALITAGASIGSNEASHATIIRAAFKSLGVDLVVVPAAFISAETRNSWILKV from the coding sequence ATGGCGGAGTCTAGCTATGATCTCTCCTCCTATCTCAGTCGTCAGGAAGGCGGACTAGACTCGGATGTCAATATTGCCAAGTTAGCGTTGGCCTTAGAAACCGATGCCGCGATCGCCTACGGCACTGAGATTGCGGGATTCAAAACCCCGGCCCTGATTACCGCCGGAGCCAGTATTGGCTCCAATGAAGCCAGTCATGCCACGATTATCCGGGCTGCATTTAAGTCCCTAGGGGTTGATCTGGTGGTGGTACCAGCGGCCTTTATCAGTGCCGAGACCCGCAATAGCTGGATTCTCAAGGTCTAG
- a CDS encoding ferritin-like domain-containing protein → MNRKHAPLASTPRRSGGLSRRNLLTVGTAVGAAGAFGLPFWGNRVAASPAGDPQHDIQILNKALFYEHQAIWAYGAAASKLTETAVGKAVLSIALANQGDHKKHRDTLAMVVSKFGGHPGDGGV, encoded by the coding sequence ATGAATCGTAAACATGCCCCTTTGGCTAGCACCCCCCGTCGCTCTGGGGGATTGTCTCGCCGCAACCTGCTCACGGTGGGAACTGCGGTGGGTGCGGCGGGTGCCTTTGGACTCCCTTTTTGGGGGAACCGGGTGGCTGCCAGCCCCGCTGGCGATCCACAGCATGACATCCAAATTCTCAACAAAGCGCTGTTCTATGAGCACCAAGCCATCTGGGCCTACGGTGCGGCGGCCAGCAAGCTGACGGAGACCGCCGTCGGTAAAGCCGTGCTCAGTATTGCCTTAGCCAATCAAGGGGATCACAAAAAACACCGGGATACGTTGGCTATGGTCGTCAGCAAGTTCGGGGGGCACCCCGGTGATGGCGGAGTCTAG
- a CDS encoding helix-turn-helix domain-containing protein encodes MIWNRKPKTIRHPEQERSEKLLELGNYLRQTRQAQSLSLEDVAAKTRIQMRLLQAIENGRLEQLPEPVYIQGFIRRFADALGLDGTAIAGGFPTGATPRPVQASWRDLPAAQLQPVHLYLIYIGVIILAVKGLSVRLNSTPEATPKTENQAQATIVATPPSPPSGPPVPTTSSGATTSSAVPRQVQVKTIITGESWMSVVADDKTVFEGILPAGTQKVWQAKQRLLIRTGNAGGVMIAANGETAKPMGALGMVAESSFGVPTSPAISP; translated from the coding sequence ATGATCTGGAATCGCAAACCCAAGACAATCCGCCATCCCGAACAGGAACGGTCTGAAAAGCTCCTAGAGTTAGGGAATTACCTGCGCCAAACTCGTCAGGCGCAGTCTTTGTCCTTGGAAGATGTGGCGGCAAAAACCAGGATTCAGATGCGTTTGTTACAGGCGATCGAAAACGGACGACTGGAGCAACTCCCCGAACCCGTCTACATCCAAGGATTTATTCGTCGGTTTGCCGATGCCTTGGGTCTCGATGGCACTGCAATTGCGGGCGGGTTTCCCACAGGAGCCACCCCCCGCCCCGTGCAAGCGTCTTGGCGCGATTTGCCTGCGGCGCAACTACAACCCGTTCACCTCTACTTAATTTACATTGGTGTGATTATTCTGGCTGTCAAGGGGTTGTCGGTGCGTCTGAATTCGACCCCCGAAGCCACCCCAAAAACCGAGAATCAGGCTCAAGCAACAATCGTTGCTACGCCCCCCTCCCCTCCCTCCGGCCCCCCTGTTCCCACCACCTCATCTGGAGCTACCACGAGTTCAGCCGTGCCTCGCCAAGTGCAGGTGAAGACCATCATTACGGGTGAATCCTGGATGTCCGTGGTGGCCGATGACAAAACCGTTTTTGAAGGCATTCTCCCCGCCGGAACGCAGAAGGTCTGGCAGGCCAAACAACGACTGCTGATCCGAACGGGGAATGCGGGGGGGGTGATGATTGCCGCCAATGGTGAAACTGCCAAACCCATGGGTGCCCTCGGAATGGTTGCAGAGTCCTCCTTTGGGGTTCCGACATCCCCAGCCATCTCCCCCTAG
- a CDS encoding pseudouridine synthase, with protein sequence MTERLQKILSQWGIASRRQAEQMIRDGRVRLNGEVVLQLGQQASPDLDRIEVDGQAVEPLYRPATVYLLLHKPVAVVSTCHDPWHRSTVLDLLPESWRTGQGIHPVGRLDYQSTGALLLTNDGALTFGLTHPRHHIAKTYRVWVQGQPPEPVLQQWRQGVLLSGKRTLPAEVQVVQRQIGQTLLHIILHEGRNRQIRKVAEQLGHPVVQLHRTAIGAIQLASLPEGHYRCLTNAEIRFLRQQINQTPVHDRVGGKNVAYDLESQTQDNPPSRTGTV encoded by the coding sequence ATGACTGAACGGCTTCAGAAAATTCTGTCCCAGTGGGGAATTGCCTCTCGTCGTCAGGCTGAGCAAATGATTCGAGACGGGCGGGTACGCCTCAATGGAGAAGTGGTGTTGCAATTGGGGCAACAGGCAAGCCCAGACCTAGATCGGATTGAGGTGGATGGACAGGCGGTAGAGCCGTTGTATCGTCCTGCAACGGTCTATTTACTACTGCACAAACCAGTCGCGGTGGTTTCCACCTGCCACGATCCCTGGCATCGGTCTACGGTGCTCGATCTGCTCCCAGAATCTTGGCGGACAGGTCAGGGAATTCACCCGGTGGGTCGTCTCGATTACCAGTCAACCGGGGCATTACTTTTGACCAATGATGGCGCTTTAACCTTTGGGTTGACCCATCCTCGCCATCACATTGCCAAAACCTATCGGGTCTGGGTTCAGGGTCAGCCACCAGAACCGGTACTCCAGCAATGGCGGCAGGGTGTCCTCCTCTCTGGGAAGCGAACGCTCCCGGCTGAGGTGCAGGTGGTTCAACGCCAAATCGGTCAGACACTGCTGCATATCATTCTCCATGAAGGTCGCAATCGCCAAATTCGCAAGGTAGCAGAGCAACTAGGCCATCCGGTGGTGCAACTCCATCGCACGGCCATTGGAGCGATTCAGTTAGCGTCTCTCCCTGAGGGACATTATCGGTGCCTCACCAACGCTGAAATTCGTTTTTTAAGACAACAAATCAATCAAACACCGGTTCATGATCGTGTTGGGGGCAAGAACGTAGCATATGATCTGGAATCGCAAACCCAAGACAATCCGCCATCCCGAACAGGAACGGTCTGA
- a CDS encoding sensor histidine kinase, whose product MALACWVWQQRRLNHSLRVMLWNLQPRNPEPKFSLISQLSVAIARSQQQYQSLEMQLQSWQQILQVAPIACLVVDQENCLIWYNQIAAELLNLQVMQETKPRLLLEVVRSYELDQLIEQTRNSQQATQSHWLFQPISADASTLARMVACPLSGYGFPLSQERVAIFLENRQEILTLTQQRDRWASDVAHELRTPLTSIRLVAETLQTRVEPGHRSWIDRLLDEVARLSNLVQDLLELSELRSGMRQRLSLTTLDLVSLIQQAWQTLEPLARQQQVYLDYQGPASLCLQADEPRMYRVLLNLLDNSIKYSPPHRPIRVQLQTSDSANLDVVTKGQATHPPLLAKSSHRPSQLVHLQVIDTGSGFPESDLPYVFERFYRADPSRTRSALPVSSSETTVANHGGSGLGLAIVRQIVEAHEGIVSASNHPETGGAWLQVYLPQRS is encoded by the coding sequence ATGGCACTGGCCTGCTGGGTATGGCAACAGCGGCGTCTCAACCACAGCCTGAGGGTGATGTTATGGAACTTGCAACCCCGAAACCCGGAACCGAAGTTCTCCCTCATATCCCAGTTGTCTGTGGCGATCGCCCGTTCCCAGCAACAATACCAGTCCCTAGAGATGCAGCTGCAATCCTGGCAGCAGATACTTCAAGTGGCACCGATCGCCTGTCTGGTCGTGGATCAGGAAAACTGTTTAATCTGGTACAACCAGATCGCCGCTGAACTCTTGAATCTGCAAGTCATGCAGGAAACCAAGCCGCGATTACTCTTAGAGGTGGTGCGCTCCTATGAACTGGATCAACTGATTGAACAAACGCGCAATTCCCAACAAGCAACTCAGAGTCATTGGCTGTTTCAACCGATTTCTGCCGATGCCTCCACTTTGGCACGGATGGTGGCCTGTCCCTTGTCTGGCTATGGCTTTCCCCTGTCCCAGGAACGAGTAGCCATCTTCCTGGAAAATCGGCAGGAGATCTTGACCTTGACCCAGCAGCGCGATCGCTGGGCTTCGGACGTTGCCCATGAGCTCCGCACCCCCCTGACATCGATTCGTTTAGTTGCAGAGACCCTGCAAACTCGTGTGGAACCGGGGCATCGTTCCTGGATTGATCGACTCTTGGATGAGGTTGCCCGTCTGAGCAACCTGGTGCAAGATCTCTTGGAATTGAGTGAACTGAGATCGGGGATGCGCCAGCGTCTGAGTTTGACGACCTTGGATTTGGTAAGCCTCATCCAACAAGCATGGCAAACCTTGGAACCCTTGGCGCGTCAGCAACAGGTGTACCTGGACTATCAGGGGCCTGCATCCCTATGCCTCCAAGCCGATGAACCCCGGATGTATCGGGTGCTGCTCAATTTATTAGACAACAGCATTAAGTACAGTCCTCCCCACCGCCCGATTCGGGTGCAACTGCAAACCTCTGATTCAGCGAACTTAGACGTAGTAACCAAGGGTCAGGCTACTCACCCGCCGCTGCTGGCAAAGTCATCCCATCGTCCCAGTCAGCTGGTTCATTTGCAGGTGATTGACACCGGCAGTGGCTTTCCTGAGAGTGATCTCCCTTACGTCTTTGAACGTTTTTACCGTGCCGATCCCTCCCGCACTCGCAGTGCTTTGCCCGTCTCTAGCTCCGAAACGACCGTTGCCAACCATGGGGGCAGCGGCCTGGGACTCGCCATTGTCCGTCAGATTGTGGAAGCCCATGAGGGGATTGTCAGTGCCAGCAACCATCCGGAAACGGGGGGAGCCTGGTTACAGGTCTACTTACCCCAGCGATCGTAG
- a CDS encoding response regulator transcription factor: MLLAETTKSQATLKLGRVLVVEDEELIRETIALALQEEGYEVVTAVDGRSALSLLSTLEDGRDREGTSAVGGSTSRFGSERLPQRSVGTTLSPIAPTVEARGQQQGSFDVIILDLMLPYINGLDLCRLIRRDGSSVPILILSARGSETDRVVGLEVGADDYLTKPFGMRELVARCRALLRRHRHVSLPAAEAVIRHQDIALSLSECRVTVRGEEINFSPKEFRILELFIRHPRRVWSREQLLERIWGPDFMGDSKTVDVHIRWLREKLEIDPSQPKYLQTVRGLGIDLGSWRDAPIPVLSPQTGCRGQTCS, translated from the coding sequence ATGCTACTAGCAGAAACTACCAAGTCTCAAGCAACGCTGAAGTTAGGGCGTGTTCTCGTTGTTGAGGATGAAGAACTGATCCGGGAAACCATTGCCCTGGCGCTGCAAGAAGAAGGATATGAGGTAGTCACGGCGGTGGATGGTCGCAGCGCCCTCTCCCTCCTCAGCACCCTGGAAGATGGGCGAGATCGAGAGGGAACTTCTGCCGTGGGCGGGTCAACCAGTCGGTTTGGTTCTGAGCGTCTGCCCCAGCGATCTGTGGGCACCACCCTGTCCCCCATCGCTCCAACCGTCGAAGCCAGAGGGCAGCAGCAGGGTAGCTTTGATGTGATTATTCTGGATTTGATGTTGCCCTATATCAATGGCTTAGATCTGTGCCGGTTGATTCGTCGGGATGGCAGTAGCGTGCCAATTTTAATTTTGAGCGCTCGGGGGAGTGAAACGGATCGGGTGGTGGGGTTGGAGGTGGGTGCGGATGATTACCTCACCAAGCCTTTTGGGATGCGAGAGCTGGTCGCCCGTTGTCGAGCCCTGTTGCGACGACATCGCCATGTGTCGTTACCTGCGGCTGAGGCGGTGATTCGGCACCAAGATATTGCCCTCTCCCTCAGTGAGTGCCGTGTCACTGTGCGGGGCGAAGAGATTAACTTTTCCCCGAAGGAATTTCGGATTTTGGAGCTATTCATTCGCCATCCTCGCCGAGTCTGGTCACGGGAACAACTTCTAGAGCGCATTTGGGGGCCCGATTTCATGGGAGATAGCAAAACGGTGGATGTCCATATCCGCTGGTTACGAGAGAAACTAGAAATCGATCCGAGCCAACCCAAGTACTTACAAACCGTGCGGGGTTTGGGTATCGATTTGGGTAGTTGGCGAGATGCTCCGATCCCAGTTCTGTCCCCACAAACTGGATGTAGAGGCCAAACGTGCTCCTAG
- the map gene encoding type I methionyl aminopeptidase, protein MNIFGSLLSQSPPGPSIKKHRRGVEIKSEREIDIMRQASNIVATVLQELAQWVQPGMTTADLDAHAEKRIRQLGATPSFKGYHGFPASICACLNHEVVHGIPSRKKIIREGDVLKIDTGAYFEGFHGDSCITLAIGTVTPAATHLIQVAEASLYKGIEQVKAGNCLLDIAGAIQDHAEAHGFCIVEDFTGHGVGRNLHEEPSVFNVRTHQLPNVKLRAGMTLAIEPILNAGSKFTRILGDRWTAVTVDNALSAQFEHTVLVTESGYEILTDRSHL, encoded by the coding sequence ATGAATATTTTCGGCAGCTTATTATCTCAATCCCCTCCAGGCCCCTCGATTAAAAAGCACCGCCGAGGGGTTGAGATCAAGTCTGAACGAGAGATTGACATCATGCGTCAGGCCAGCAACATTGTAGCCACCGTGCTCCAGGAACTTGCCCAATGGGTGCAACCCGGCATGACCACCGCCGATTTGGATGCCCATGCCGAAAAGCGGATTCGTCAGTTGGGGGCAACTCCCAGTTTTAAGGGATACCACGGCTTCCCCGCGTCCATCTGCGCTTGCCTCAACCATGAAGTGGTTCATGGCATTCCCAGCCGCAAGAAAATCATTCGCGAGGGCGATGTCTTAAAGATAGACACCGGCGCTTACTTTGAGGGCTTCCATGGTGATTCCTGTATTACCCTTGCCATTGGCACCGTCACCCCCGCAGCTACCCATCTGATTCAGGTTGCGGAAGCCAGTCTCTACAAAGGCATTGAGCAGGTCAAAGCCGGGAATTGCCTGCTGGATATTGCTGGAGCGATTCAGGATCATGCCGAAGCCCACGGCTTTTGCATTGTGGAAGATTTCACGGGGCATGGTGTCGGGCGTAACCTCCATGAAGAACCTTCGGTGTTTAATGTCCGTACCCATCAGTTACCAAATGTGAAGCTACGGGCTGGCATGACCTTGGCCATTGAACCAATTCTCAACGCTGGGTCGAAGTTTACTCGGATTTTGGGCGATCGCTGGACTGCTGTCACCGTTGATAATGCGCTTTCGGCTCAGTTTGAGCATACGGTGTTGGTAACGGAGAGCGGTTACGAAATTCTCACAGATCGATCGCACCTATAG
- a CDS encoding TlyA family rRNA (cytidine-2'-O)-methyltransferase: protein MVAKQRLDIRLVELALCTSRQQAQRLIRAGEVRVNQQVIDKPGTEIDLMAAIQLKQRSPFVSRGGEKLAKALEVFAIDVKGRVCLDGGISTGGFTDCLLQAGAQRVYGIDVGYGQVDWRLRNDPQVVLRERTNLRYLTPSDLYEPEQPPPDLGVVDVSFISLVKILPALWQLLIPPREVVLLVKPQFEVGRQRVGKNGVVRGAGEHARAIAQVVTAAQGFNWYYQGLTWSPLVGPAGNLEYLLWLRADLATPFPNLELIQRVTQAAQTLVKDHPASIPPQAPSHGSQPVE from the coding sequence ATGGTGGCAAAACAACGGCTGGATATTCGACTGGTAGAACTGGCATTGTGCACCTCCCGGCAACAGGCACAACGCTTGATTCGTGCTGGGGAGGTGCGGGTGAATCAGCAGGTGATTGACAAGCCCGGCACAGAAATTGACCTGATGGCAGCAATTCAACTGAAGCAGCGATCGCCCTTTGTATCCCGAGGGGGTGAGAAGCTAGCTAAAGCACTGGAAGTCTTTGCCATTGATGTCAAGGGGCGGGTCTGTCTGGATGGGGGAATTTCCACCGGTGGGTTTACAGATTGTTTGTTACAGGCGGGTGCCCAGCGGGTCTATGGCATTGATGTCGGCTATGGACAGGTGGACTGGCGGTTACGCAACGATCCCCAAGTGGTTCTGCGAGAACGCACCAATTTGCGGTACCTTACCCCCTCAGATCTGTATGAACCTGAGCAGCCCCCGCCGGATTTGGGGGTGGTGGATGTCTCCTTTATCTCCTTGGTCAAGATTTTGCCCGCCCTGTGGCAGTTGCTGATTCCTCCCCGAGAAGTGGTGTTGTTGGTGAAACCCCAATTTGAAGTCGGGCGGCAACGGGTGGGTAAAAATGGGGTGGTGCGAGGGGCTGGGGAGCATGCCCGTGCGATCGCCCAGGTGGTGACCGCCGCCCAAGGCTTCAATTGGTACTACCAGGGGTTAACCTGGTCACCCTTGGTGGGGCCAGCTGGCAATTTAGAATACTTACTGTGGTTGCGGGCTGACCTCGCCACTCCATTTCCCAACCTAGAGCTAATACAACGGGTTACTCAGGCAGCCCAGACGCTGGTCAAAGACCATCCTGCTAGCATCCCTCCCCAGGCTCCAAGCCATGGAAGCCAACCAGTAGAATAG